A single Vibrio sp. YMD68 DNA region contains:
- a CDS encoding PrkA family serine protein kinase, producing the protein MSIFDHFQARYEAAKDEELSLQEFLSLCKEDKSAYANAAERLLLAIGEPEVIDTALDPTLSRIFSNRVISRYKTFEDFYGMEDAIEQIVSYLKHAAQGLEERKQILYLLGPVGGGKSSLAEKLKALMQQMPIYVLSANGERSPVNDHPFCLFDVNEDGEVLKQDYGIEKRYVRSIMSPWAAKRLKEFGGDLSKFKVVKLRPSILEQIAIAKTEPGDENNQDISSLVGKVDIRQLEHFSQDDPDAYSYSGSLCKANQGLMEFVEMFKAPIKVLHPLLTATQEGNFNGTEGLSALPFDGMILAHSNESEWQTFRNNKNNEAFLDRVYIVKVPYCLRVSEEIKIYQKLLEHSELSKAPCSPSTLGLLAQFTILSRLKEPENSSLFSKMRVYDGETLKDTDPKAKSYQEYRDYAGVDEGMSGLSTRFAFKILSRVFNFDQTEVAANPVHLFYVIEQQVEREQFPQEQAEKYLEFLKGYLVPKYVEFIGKEIQTAYLESYSEYGQNIFDRYVTYADFWIQDQEYRDPETGQLFDRGALNSELEKIEKTAGISNPKDFRNEIVNFVLRAKANNNGKNPVWTSYEKLRTVIEKKMFSNTEELLPVISFNAKTSSDDQKKHDDFVARMMEKGYTEKQVRLLSEWYLRVRKSS; encoded by the coding sequence ATGAGTATTTTCGACCATTTCCAAGCACGCTATGAGGCAGCCAAAGACGAAGAGTTGTCGCTTCAAGAGTTTCTTTCTCTTTGTAAAGAGGATAAGAGCGCCTACGCAAACGCAGCAGAGCGATTACTGCTCGCTATTGGTGAGCCAGAAGTTATCGATACCGCCTTAGATCCCACCCTAAGCCGAATTTTCTCTAATCGTGTTATCTCAAGATATAAAACATTTGAAGATTTCTACGGCATGGAAGACGCGATTGAACAAATTGTCTCCTATTTAAAACATGCGGCGCAAGGACTAGAGGAACGCAAACAAATACTCTACTTGCTCGGCCCTGTCGGTGGCGGTAAATCATCCTTAGCTGAAAAACTAAAAGCACTCATGCAACAAATGCCGATTTATGTGTTATCAGCGAATGGTGAGCGAAGCCCTGTCAATGACCACCCGTTTTGCCTTTTTGATGTCAATGAAGATGGCGAGGTCTTAAAGCAAGATTACGGAATAGAGAAACGCTATGTACGCTCGATTATGTCTCCATGGGCAGCCAAACGTCTTAAAGAGTTTGGGGGGGACTTATCTAAGTTTAAAGTCGTGAAACTGCGCCCTTCTATCCTTGAACAAATTGCCATTGCCAAAACAGAACCTGGCGATGAAAACAACCAAGATATTTCATCTCTGGTCGGTAAAGTTGATATTCGTCAGTTAGAACATTTTTCTCAAGATGACCCCGATGCTTACAGCTACTCCGGTTCATTGTGTAAGGCAAACCAGGGGTTAATGGAATTTGTCGAAATGTTCAAAGCGCCAATAAAAGTATTACACCCTCTGCTAACCGCGACACAAGAGGGCAACTTTAACGGCACAGAAGGGTTATCTGCTCTACCATTTGATGGCATGATTTTGGCTCACTCGAATGAATCAGAGTGGCAAACGTTCAGAAACAACAAAAACAACGAAGCGTTCTTAGACCGTGTTTACATCGTCAAAGTCCCTTACTGTTTACGTGTGTCTGAAGAAATCAAGATCTACCAAAAACTTCTGGAACATTCCGAACTGTCTAAAGCCCCATGCTCACCGAGTACCCTAGGGTTATTGGCACAGTTTACTATCCTCTCTCGTTTGAAAGAGCCAGAAAACTCCTCTTTGTTCTCTAAAATGAGGGTTTATGATGGTGAAACGCTAAAGGACACCGACCCGAAAGCGAAAAGCTATCAAGAGTACCGTGACTACGCAGGAGTCGACGAAGGTATGTCCGGTTTGTCGACACGTTTCGCTTTTAAGATTTTGTCGCGAGTCTTTAACTTTGACCAGACCGAAGTCGCTGCCAACCCTGTTCATCTGTTCTATGTCATCGAACAGCAGGTTGAAAGAGAGCAGTTTCCACAAGAGCAAGCTGAAAAGTACCTTGAGTTTCTGAAAGGCTACCTCGTACCTAAATATGTCGAGTTTATTGGTAAAGAGATCCAAACGGCCTACCTTGAATCTTATTCCGAATATGGGCAAAACATATTCGACCGTTACGTGACCTATGCGGATTTCTGGATTCAAGACCAAGAATATCGCGATCCAGAAACGGGGCAGCTGTTTGATAGAGGCGCACTCAATAGTGAACTCGAGAAAATAGAGAAAACAGCGGGCATCAGTAATCCGAAAGATTTCAGAAACGAGATAGTCAACTTCGTATTAAGAGCGAAAGCAAACAACAACGGCAAAAATCCGGTTTGGACCAGTTACGAGAAACTTCGTACCGTTATTGAGAAAAAGATGTTCTCGAATACGGAAGAACTGCTCCCCGTTATCTCTTTCAATGCGAAAACGTCATCAGACGACCAGAAAAAACATGATGATTTCGTCGCTCGCATGATGGAAAAAGGATACACCGAAAAACAAGTTAGATTGCTGTCTGAGTGGTATTTACGCGTTCGTAAATCTTCTTAA